The region TTTTTGATCTTGGATGCTAAAATTGCGGGTACTATGTCGTAATTATGAATTAGAAAGATGATGAGTCAATATTCTAGTTCATGAGTGGTGTGAGATTTAAAACAAGTTTCCTTTTGTGAGTGGATAACTCCCTTGTTGTGATTATTTAGCTAATTAGCAAGATTTTCCCCAAGTAATAACACCTAAAGGAAGATACAAAAAAGGTCTTCTGTTACGGAAATGTTGCTCAAGACGGTGAAGTTAGATGTCACTCAACTCTGTTAAAAGAGACACAATAGCTAATTTAGATTAACCTAGAAAAACTATGTCAAGCACCACTTACGCTCACTTTTTACGCTTCTTAGAAGAAGAATTATCTCTTTCTCATGATTCTATTGCGATCGCTCAAAAATCTGTAGAACAAACACAAGGGCCTTTACCTATGTTACTTTGGCAATATGGTCTAATTAACCTAAAAGAATTAGATCGCATTTATGATTGGCTAGAACAAGCATAACATCTAAGGTAATTTAAGGAGTCATAAATTAATGATCGAGTTATCGATGATATTTAACTGTTATTACCGAAAAAGCCAAAACTTGATTAAAATAAAGAGTAAGAAAGCGGGTGTATATAATAACCCGTTTTTTTATATAAACTAAAAGACAAAAAATTTATGATATCTCGAAAGCTGACAATTTTGCTCGTTTCTTGTCTCTTGTGGTTATCTAGTTGGGTGATCACTCCTTCTGCTATGGCCTTAACTTCGGTTAAATTATTAGATATTTCTTATAAAGATTGTCCTCCAGAATTAGCTAAAGGGACTGTTACCAGTGGGGGTTCAAGTTTACCGGCAAGTTGTTATCTAATTACAGGAAAAGCGAACAATCCCTCTGGTAAAACCCTATATGATGCTGATGTTTTTGGTCGTATTTATGATGCTAATAACGAACCTATTTTACAAAATCGGAGTCGGGTAGGTTCCATTCCCGAAATTCCTCCAGGGGTCAGTGAATTTGAGGTTAGAATTAGTGTTCCCTCTGATCAACCAACCCCTTTAAAATTAAAACAATTTAAAGCTTCTGGGTTTACTGGAAAAGTTACTCCTATTTTTTAGGAATTTTCGCAGAAGTACCCACCTATACTGATAGTAGGTGGGGTAGTTCACGTAATTTACTTTGATGTAGACACTTACAATACCCCTGTGAGGGCTGAGGATAGAAATTGGAGAAGTATAATGGCTAAAATGGGAGAAAAATCCATGCCACCCAAAGGAGGAATCACAGATCGGAAAATGTTAAGATAAGGATCAGTAATCGGACTTAAGAAAGACATGGTACTCGTGGCCCACTCAGCCGTTTGAAACCAAGACAGCAAGATTCTAATGAAGATCAAAACCAGGTAGATATTAATAAAGTTTTGTAGGGTCTGAACAATCAGTAGGGTAGCATCCATAAATTAACAATATTCCTTAATAGGTTTATGGCGGTTGTACAACCTGATTGTAGCAAAGATTCACTTTTCTGGATTAATAAACTAACATTATCTAAATTTTATAGGATGAAATTACGGGCAAAAGCTATAATTTACTGCCCTTTGGCACTCCTCAAAGCCAGTTTAAATAAATTTTAGCT is a window of Aphanothece sacrum FPU1 DNA encoding:
- a CDS encoding YggT family protein; amino-acid sequence: MDATLLIVQTLQNFINIYLVLIFIRILLSWFQTAEWATSTMSFLSPITDPYLNIFRSVIPPLGGMDFSPILAIILLQFLSSALTGVL
- a CDS encoding DUF2949 domain-containing protein is translated as MSSTTYAHFLRFLEEELSLSHDSIAIAQKSVEQTQGPLPMLLWQYGLINLKELDRIYDWLEQA